The DNA sequence AATGTTGCAGCGCGGTCGGCGAATAGGATCGCGCCGACAATTGATGACGTCCCAATGCGCTGAGCGACGACGGCTCGGGATCGACCAGCCCGTCGGCGAAGGTCCATCGCTTCAGCCATTTGCGCGCGCGCGATCGCAGAGCGCGGCCGAGATGATCGTTGGCGTCGAGCAAATAATTCGCAGTGCCAATCGTCGTTTCCGGGTCGGCGTCGACGAGCTTGTCGAGCACCGCGAGATCGAATTCGGCGTCGTCGATCGCGTCATCGGGATTTTCCGGCGCGGGCCATCCGAGCCGCGACGCACGCTCGGACGCAGCGCGCCGCGCGAGTTCGTCGAAGCCGGGCAACTGTCCTTCCGCGGCGCGCAGAATTTCAAGCGCGTAGAAAGATGGAACGCGCGGACGCCCCTGATCGAGATCGACGCGTGGGTACGAAAAAATCGCGCGCTCGCGCGCCGCGCCGGCGGCGATTCGAAGCGCCAGCCGCTCCGCGGAGGAACGGCGCTCGACCCGCGCGAGCATCGGGCTGAGCCGCGCGCGCATCGAGTCGGGCAGGAGCGGATCCTCGATCAGCTTGCGCGGAAAAACCCGCTCGGCGAGCCCGGGCGCGATCACGACGTCGAACGCCATGCCCTTCGCGCGCCACGGTGAAGCGACGAACACCGCGCCGTGGCGGCGTTTTCTGCGCGGAGTCTCGAGCCGGCCGAGGCGCACGCCGAGCACCATCCGCACTTCGTCGAGGCCGATCGGACCGACCGGCGCCATCGGCTCGAGCTCGCCGAGCGCCGCGAGCACCGGCTCGGCATCGCGAATCGCGAGCGCGACCAAATCGCGCAGATACTGAAGCCACTCTCCCCACGTCGTGGAAATCGGACGCGCGCCGAGCCGATTCAGAATCGGCATCGCGACCTTGGTCAAGTGATCGAGATCGAGAATCCGCCGTTCGAGTCCCGCCACGTGCGTATCGTCGTCCTCATATTCGGCGCGCCGCGCGAGGAGCTCATTGCGCAGTCCGCCGAGCCGCCGTTCCCAGCGCTCGGCGCTGCCAATTACCGCCGCATCGACGATCAACCGCTCCCATCGCCACGGCGCGCGCACGGTTCCTGCGACCACCGGAATCGGATCTGAACTCTCCGGCTCCGACTCGGGCTGATCGTTCTCGATTTCCAAATCGTCGGCCAGCGGAGCCGGCGCCAGTTCGCTGTCGGGACTCGCGATCGTTGAGTTGCTCGGTGACGCATCGGCGTCGGGCACTTGCGCGAGCGAAAGATATTCGGCAAAGCGGCTGGCGGAAAGATCCTCCGACGCGCAACTGAGCAGCGCCAGCAGCGCACGCCCGCCGGGCTCGGGACGACGCGTGCCGCGCGCGAAGTACGCGGGAATTTCGGCGCGCGCGAGTGCCTCCTGCAAGTATGGAGCGTAGCGCACCGGCTCATGGAGCAGTACCGCGATTCGATCGAAGCGCACGCCGCGCCGCGCTTCCGCGCAGATACGCCGCGCGATTTCGACGCACTCATGCATCTCGCCCGCCGCGGAAATCATCGCGACGGTGTCATCGACGTCGCGCTCCGGCACAGGACTGTCGCCAAACAGATGCGATTGCAGGCGAGCGAGCGAGGTCGCACCGCCGTCGTCGGAAGACTTCGTTGCGACCGTCTTCGCCGCCGTGCCGAGCGCCTGCTCGAGCAGAGAAATCACGTGCGTATCGCCCGTCGGCGCCGTCGCGAGGATCGAGGGCGATCGCGCCGCCAGCGCGGCCAGCAGATCGCGCTCGAGCGCGCCGTCGATCGACGGATCGAGCAGCAGCATCGGAAGGCCGGCGAATCGCGGGATTAAATCCGCGCGCACCGCATCGGCCGCGATTTGCAGCATCGCGGCCCGATCGATCAGCTTCGCGGCGGCCAGCTCCGCGTCGAATCGCTCGAGCATCGCGGCCAAGGATTCGCCCGCCGAATCGAGCGCGCGCAATTGCTCGGCCGTGACGTTGTTCAGCCGAAGCTCCGCGAGCGTGCGCGCCAGCGCCCGGGGAAATCCTGGACGTTCGAGCACCGGCTCGAAATACGAATCCGCCTTCGACGACGCCAGCCGAAATACCGCGCGCGTCGCGACCGCTTCCGCCGCAAGACCGTCGGCGGGTGCGAGTCCGGCCTCCGCCATCCGATCGGCGGCGAGCAATCCGACCAGTCGATTGAGGGTCAGGCGATGCACCCCGAGCATCGAGCCGTGCGCGATCGCAAAATCGCGCACCAGGTCGTCGGCAGCCTCCGGCACCGACGCGATAACCAGCACCTCGCTCGCCCTGGGCTGCAATTCGAGCCACGCCCGCGCTGCGGCAATCCGCTCCGACGCGCGCGGGCTGACGACTATTTCAGATTTGTCCGGCATGAGCGGCGCGGCGTTCGATGCGCCTTCACATCATGCTCCGCACCGTCGCACCGCTCTGCAAGAGGGTGCAATCGCGCCTTTCAACAGTGCGACAACGGTTGTCGCGGGACGGCTACTGAACGAGATAGACCGGATCGCCGACGCGAACTTTGCCGCCAGCGCCGATCGACGCGAACACGCCGACGTTCGCTTTATGATGATACGCAGCGGTGCGCAGAATCGCGTAGTCGCGCCCCAAATCTTCCTGCGGATGAGTCGTCATCACGCAGCGCAGCGCCGGTTGCATCGCGACGATTTTCAAACCCGCGCCGACTTCGAGCGTGCCGCCAATCCAGTCATCTTCGATAAACGCATCATCGCGCGCGCCCGTCTCGACCAGGATCGTCGGACGAAAACGGCGCGGATCGAAGTTCGACCCGGCGGTTAGCTTCGACAGATGGCGCAGCGTGCCGGTCGCGATCACGTGCATCACGTTGGTATCGAAAAAGCTCGCCTGCTCGAGTTTGAAGTTGTCCGGCATCGCCTTCATGCCGGGAAAAATCTGGTCGAACGGCACATCGGCAAACACCGTGGCAGGATCGATTCCAGCGCGCTCATTGTGCGCCGTTTCGGCGCGTTCGAGCCTCATCTTGCGCCCGAGTGCGGTCGAAATCGCGTCGGCCGCATCGGCGTCCTCAGCATGGATCTTGCGCGAATCAGGCAGCGTGATCGTCACGGGATTTACGCGCCCCGCAACCGGTGGCGAGTCGTACGCCGCGCGGAATTCGAACAGCCCCGCGAATTTCTTGGCGCTCGCGATCTGCCCGGTCACGGCCTCGCGCAATGCGTACGCGCGATCGCCGATCGCGCCGCGCTCGCTGAACTCGAGTTCCGCCGGATGCTCCCCGAGCATCGATTTGACCGGATATCGCGCGAGCGCGCTCACCGTGCCGATTTGCCTTCGCGCCATTATTGCAACCTACTTCGACTGTCCATGGCGAGTCTCCTTGCGCGATTCTCCTTGATTCCAAGTCGAGTGTTACCGCACCCCCCCGCCTCACGGCAACCATCCGCAACCCGCGCCCGCGCCTGATCCAAATGTTTTTGAACTGGGACAGCTAAAACTATCGAAGAAGCAAAAGCAGACGACAGGCACGCGCGCGAGGCTAAAAGGGGTTCTCGGAAATGAACCTGGTCCGGGCTGCCTCGATTTCCTTTTTCGTGACATCTTCTTTTTCAGATTTGTGGTAAAGCAGGAGACCGACCAGTTCTGCTTCGGCTGTGCGCCACCAATAGATCAGTCGATAACCTCCAGATTTGCCGCGATTCTTATCCGGATCAGGAATCCTCTTCTTAAAGATCTGCCGGTTGTTGCCGGGGATGGGTGTACCTGCGAGAGGAATAGACGGATTGCTCGGATTAGCTCTAAATTCCGAGAGGATTTCGTTCCAGCTTTCTTTGAGCGCGGTTGAAGTCTTTGAACCTAATTTGGCGCGCTTCAAATCCCGCTCATAGGTGGGACCGAATCGGAGCCGGACGCGTACGCCCTGCACTGCGCTCTAGTTCGCGGCTTCGCGCTTGGCGCTTTCTAACAGTCCCTGAAACGCAGCACTACGACCGAGTGCAAGTGTCTCCTCAATGTCGCGAAGTTCATCCGACAGTTCGGCGATCCGCTGCGCGTATACTTTATGCCATCGCGGGAAATTGTTAGAGCGACCGAGCACCTCCGCCGACGCCTCAAGTTTCGTCGCGATCAAATTTGCCACTACGATCGCTTCGTCGATCTTTCCCGGCGATTGAGCTTCGTCAGGAGCGCGCAAGAAAGTGTACAAATCGTCGCGTACTTTTGTAATGAGTGCGATCAGCGTTTCGTCTAACTCGCGGATTCGACTCATCAATCTCCGCCGCGCCGCATCTTTAACAATAGGCGCCGTCTCAATTAATGACCGAACGCTGCCTAACCTTTCCGCTAAATCAGTGCTTATGGCTAAGGCTTCCATTGAAAACTATCTCCGCGCGGTCGAACAATGACGGTGTGGCCAAGTAGCAACTAAACGATTCAGCAATACCTCGATTGCTACCATGCTATTAGGTCTTACCGAACCTGTCTAACAAATCGAAAGTAACTAAAAGCGGCCGCTTCCGCATTTTGCGGTGTAGCGCGCGCGGGGCGCGCTTACTTCTTTTTCTCCCGCGGATGCGTCGCGTTGTAGTCGTGGATCGCTTTCAGGATCGCGCCCGTCGATTTCTCCATCAGTTCCTTCTTGTTGGCGCGCACTCGATTCGCCGAGTCGTCGATCGGCTTGATCAGCCCCTGGCATCGCGGCATCACGTATCGCGCCAGCAACTCGTAACTGCGGAGACTCTGTTCGCGCGTCACCCAGTCATGCGCGAAACACATCAAAGTGCCGAAACCGCCCGCATGCTTTTGCAGCTTTTCGATCGCGATCAGCGCGTCTTCAGGCGTTCCGAAAATGCCGCCGCCGTATTCCGACATCCGCTGCGCCGCCTTGTAGCCGTCCTCGATCGGCTTGGCGACCGGCGACCCGAGGATTCCCACGAGATACTCGTTCTGCCAGCTCTTCAAACCCTCGGCCACTTCGCGCAGCGCCTGCTCTTTCGAGTCCGACAGATGCACGTTGACGAGAATCCGCCAGTTGGCGCGGTCGATCACTTGGCCGTGTTCCTTGGCCGAGGTCTCGCCAAAACCCCACTGCGTCGGCAGCGCCTGCAAGCCTTCTTCCGAGTAAGTCGCGACCGAGAGCACGCCGACGCCGTACTTGCCCGCGGCTTTCATTCCCGACGGCGAGATCGTGGACGCGACCGCGACCGGGATCTTGTCCTGCAGCGGACGAATCTGCAGCGCCGCATCGTTCAGCTCGAACCACGAGCCTTTGTAGCTGAACGGCTCGCGCTCGTGGAGGAGGCGGATAACCACGCCGAGGCCTTCGTCCATCTTGTCGCGCTGCGTCATCGGATCGATTCCGAGCATCACCGCGTCCGACGGCAGCGCGCCCGGCCCGACGCCGAGCATCGCGCGCCCGTGGCTCAAGTGATCGAGCATCGCGATTCGCTGCGCAATATTAAACGGATGATGATACGGCACCGAGATGACGCCCGTCCCAAGTTTGATTCGCTTGGTGCGCTCCGCCGCCGCCACCAGGAACATCTCGGGCGAGCCGATCGTCTCCCATCCGGCCGAATGATGCTCGCCGACCCAGAATTCGTCATAGAGCAAATCGTCGAGATGCTTCACGAGTTCGAGATCGCGCTGAAGCTGGAGCGTCGGATGCTCCCCGATTGGATGATGCGGTGCGAGAAACACGCCGAAACCTAAACGCTGGTTCATGTCAGGACTCCTTCGAGCGGCGCTATCGCAGCCGCGAGTTGATTATCGCAGCGCCGCGGTATGCGCCGAATCCAGGTACTCGTCGAGCCGCGTGATTCGTCCGTTCTCGACTTCGCAGATGATGCACGCGGGCAGCGAAAATTCCTTGCCCGAGCTTTTCAGCTTGCCGCGCATCACGTGCTGCTGCACGAATCCGGTCGGCGTCGGCTGGCGGCGGACTTCCGTGTACGCGACTTCGTTGATATTCGCGACCACCCATCCGAGCACGGCGAGATTCTGCTCGACGGTCTGCGTCAGCCCGTCGTTGTTGTGCCAGATTTTCGCATTCGGCGCGTAAACGCTGCTGCGGATTGCGGCGAGGTCGCCGTGCTCGATCGATTTGAACAGCCGGTCCGCGACCGCGAGCGATTCCTGCGCGTTGGTTTTTGCTTCCATAGTAACTTTTGAGTACGACTTCCCCGCCGAACTATCAACCCGATCCAACCGAGTCGCGATTCTACATGCTGGTCGCCGACGCCGGCGTCGAAGTCGCGCTCGGCGTAAGAGTATTCGCCGCGCTCGCCGGTGGCGATTCAGCCGCCGCACCGGACGCGGAAGGCGCCGCAGTCGTCGGCGCTGGAGTCGGCACAGAGACCGTCGGGATCGGGCCCGCGGTGGTGGGCGCGGCAGCGGGAGTGGCGCT is a window from the Candidatus Binatus sp. genome containing:
- a CDS encoding PD-(D/E)XK nuclease family protein, which encodes MPDKSEIVVSPRASERIAAARAWLELQPRASEVLVIASVPEAADDLVRDFAIAHGSMLGVHRLTLNRLVGLLAADRMAEAGLAPADGLAAEAVATRAVFRLASSKADSYFEPVLERPGFPRALARTLAELRLNNVTAEQLRALDSAGESLAAMLERFDAELAAAKLIDRAAMLQIAADAVRADLIPRFAGLPMLLLDPSIDGALERDLLAALAARSPSILATAPTGDTHVISLLEQALGTAAKTVATKSSDDGGATSLARLQSHLFGDSPVPERDVDDTVAMISAAGEMHECVEIARRICAEARRGVRFDRIAVLLHEPVRYAPYLQEALARAEIPAYFARGTRRPEPGGRALLALLSCASEDLSASRFAEYLSLAQVPDADASPSNSTIASPDSELAPAPLADDLEIENDQPESEPESSDPIPVVAGTVRAPWRWERLIVDAAVIGSAERWERRLGGLRNELLARRAEYEDDDTHVAGLERRILDLDHLTKVAMPILNRLGARPISTTWGEWLQYLRDLVALAIRDAEPVLAALGELEPMAPVGPIGLDEVRMVLGVRLGRLETPRRKRRHGAVFVASPWRAKGMAFDVVIAPGLAERVFPRKLIEDPLLPDSMRARLSPMLARVERRSSAERLALRIAAGAARERAIFSYPRVDLDQGRPRVPSFYALEILRAAEGQLPGFDELARRAASERASRLGWPAPENPDDAIDDAEFDLAVLDKLVDADPETTIGTANYLLDANDHLGRALRSRARKWLKRWTFADGLVDPEPSSLSALGRHQLSARSYSPTALQHFAACPYRFLLQAIHRLEPREEPDAIEMLEPLTRGSIFAEVQYEILSELRELDALPVTRDNLDDASGLLDERIEEAAARWREKLAPAIERVWDDGIEGIRADLREWLRRAADDPEHWTPEAFELGFGLHDRAQADPRSSPDPVAIEGGLTLRGSIDLIERDPDGRIRVTDHKTGKVRADKHFVIGGGKTLQPVFYALAAEHVLHEPIGVGRLYYCTATGGYQERSVEINDGARKSAREFVAILGDALSRGFLPAAPGDRECDWCDYKRVCGPYEQRRSARKPKPRLDALTRLREMP
- a CDS encoding MOSC domain-containing protein → MARRQIGTVSALARYPVKSMLGEHPAELEFSERGAIGDRAYALREAVTGQIASAKKFAGLFEFRAAYDSPPVAGRVNPVTITLPDSRKIHAEDADAADAISTALGRKMRLERAETAHNERAGIDPATVFADVPFDQIFPGMKAMPDNFKLEQASFFDTNVMHVIATGTLRHLSKLTAGSNFDPRRFRPTILVETGARDDAFIEDDWIGGTLEVGAGLKIVAMQPALRCVMTTHPQEDLGRDYAILRTAAYHHKANVGVFASIGAGGKVRVGDPVYLVQ
- a CDS encoding type II toxin-antitoxin system RelE/ParE family toxin, encoding MKRAKLGSKTSTALKESWNEILSEFRANPSNPSIPLAGTPIPGNNRQIFKKRIPDPDKNRGKSGGYRLIYWWRTAEAELVGLLLYHKSEKEDVTKKEIEAARTRFISENPF
- a CDS encoding LLM class flavin-dependent oxidoreductase, with protein sequence MNQRLGFGVFLAPHHPIGEHPTLQLQRDLELVKHLDDLLYDEFWVGEHHSAGWETIGSPEMFLVAAAERTKRIKLGTGVISVPYHHPFNIAQRIAMLDHLSHGRAMLGVGPGALPSDAVMLGIDPMTQRDKMDEGLGVVIRLLHEREPFSYKGSWFELNDAALQIRPLQDKIPVAVASTISPSGMKAAGKYGVGVLSVATYSEEGLQALPTQWGFGETSAKEHGQVIDRANWRILVNVHLSDSKEQALREVAEGLKSWQNEYLVGILGSPVAKPIEDGYKAAQRMSEYGGGIFGTPEDALIAIEKLQKHAGGFGTLMCFAHDWVTREQSLRSYELLARYVMPRCQGLIKPIDDSANRVRANKKELMEKSTGAILKAIHDYNATHPREKKK
- a CDS encoding nuclear transport factor 2 family protein produces the protein MEAKTNAQESLAVADRLFKSIEHGDLAAIRSSVYAPNAKIWHNNDGLTQTVEQNLAVLGWVVANINEVAYTEVRRQPTPTGFVQQHVMRGKLKSSGKEFSLPACIICEVENGRITRLDEYLDSAHTAALR